In the genome of Methanomassiliicoccales archaeon, one region contains:
- a CDS encoding CxxC-x17-CxxC domain-containing protein produces the protein MDRFVLHSKGCRKTTVGSLVMYGNRGNSGGFRPRNDGPREMSDVVCSDCGAKTQVPFKPTEGRPVYCRDCFQKHKPKDRF, from the coding sequence ATGGACAGGTTTGTCCTGCATTCGAAAGGGTGTAGGAAAACAACAGTAGGTAGTTTAGTAATGTATGGAAACAGAGGTAATTCCGGGGGCTTCCGCCCCAGAAACGATGGGCCGCGCGAAATGAGCGATGTAGTTTGCTCCGACTGCGGCGCGAAGACACAAGTCCCTTTCAAACCGACTGAGGGCAGGCCTGTATATTGCAGGGACTGCTTCCAGAAGCACAAGCCGAAGGACAGGTTCTAA
- a CDS encoding DUF116 domain-containing protein, which produces MVLESQFGAQALMVLGGVLILVLLLFLLVAFIVVSIVFLSIKHGKFYFPKLIRTGFTFMEDVIKHICALYGLKEADLTIFFIQLHNRMSEGNFAKVETKDRAIFLPHCLRSLKCPANLTEEGLNCKHCGKCDLDHSINELEEMGYKVFIVPGSTFIGRMVKKYMPRAIIGVGCLREIKDGLEFADRLGVEVMGVINKTDGCIETLADWPELMKIASLKAPKIGS; this is translated from the coding sequence ATGGTACTTGAATCACAATTCGGAGCCCAGGCCTTGATGGTATTGGGCGGAGTACTGATTCTTGTACTGTTGCTGTTCTTGTTGGTCGCGTTTATTGTGGTAAGTATTGTCTTCCTATCAATTAAACATGGGAAATTCTATTTTCCCAAGCTGATAAGGACCGGCTTTACTTTCATGGAGGACGTCATTAAACACATCTGCGCGCTCTATGGATTGAAGGAAGCCGATCTCACGATATTTTTCATCCAATTACATAACAGAATGAGCGAAGGTAATTTCGCTAAGGTCGAAACGAAGGACCGCGCCATCTTCCTCCCCCATTGCCTTAGATCGTTGAAATGCCCCGCTAACCTGACCGAAGAAGGACTGAACTGCAAGCATTGCGGGAAATGCGACCTTGATCATTCCATAAATGAGCTTGAGGAGATGGGCTACAAAGTTTTCATCGTTCCTGGCTCCACATTCATCGGACGCATGGTCAAGAAATATATGCCCCGCGCCATTATTGGAGTGGGCTGCCTGAGAGAGATAAAGGATGGGCTTGAGTTCGCAGATAGGCTCGGGGTCGAAGTCATGGGCGTGATCAATAAGACCGATGGCTGCATTGAGACGCTGGCTGATTGGCCTGAACTGATGAAGATCGCTTCATTGAAGGCACCGAAGATCGGATCATAG
- a CDS encoding cupin domain-containing protein has product MKTKKGFSTNLEQETRKNSDFRHVLYTGKFSQLVLMNLKPGEDIGEEVHDTIDQFFRFEEGEGTVVIDGVEHRVNDGSGVIVPSGARHNVINTSSTKDLKLYTIYSPPEHIDKVVRHTKADALREPEEYDGKPTE; this is encoded by the coding sequence ATGAAGACCAAGAAGGGATTTTCGACAAATCTGGAGCAAGAAACAAGGAAGAACTCCGATTTCCGCCATGTGCTTTACACAGGAAAGTTCAGCCAGCTTGTTCTGATGAACCTTAAGCCCGGCGAGGATATTGGTGAAGAGGTCCATGATACCATTGATCAATTCTTTAGATTCGAGGAAGGGGAGGGTACGGTCGTCATTGATGGCGTGGAGCACCGAGTCAATGACGGCAGCGGGGTCATAGTACCTTCGGGGGCAAGGCATAACGTGATCAATACCTCATCTACAAAGGACCTCAAGCTGTATACCATCTATTCGCCACCCGAGCATATTGACAAGGTAGTCCGCCATACCAAGGCCGATGCGCTCAGAGAGCCCGAGGAGTACGACGGAAAACCCACCGAATGA
- a CDS encoding cyclic 2,3-diphosphoglycerate synthase encodes MKKSRVVIMGAAGRDFHNFNTYFRDNEKYHVVAFTAAQIPNIDGRCYPASLAGSLYPDGIPITAEEDMPSIIKNEKVDQVIFAYSDISHSDLMHKASWVLSLGADFRLMGNSRITLRSNKPVISVCAVRTGAGKSQTTRRICSILREKGLKVVVVRHPMPYGDLTKQAVQRFGEYADLETQDCTIEEREEYEPLIDNGIVVYAGVDYERILREAEKEADVIVWDGGNNDLPFYESNLHIVLTDPHRPGHEISYHPGEVNLRLADVVIINKVQTADRRNILRVKENIAKYNPTAIVIEAASPIKVDDPSMVKGKRALVVEDGPTLTHGGMAFGAGTIAAEDNGALDIIDPRPYAVRSVKEMYEKYRHLGPILPAMGYTDEQIEDMEETINRADCDVVVAGTPVDLRRIMNVNKPIVRVRYELVEIGKPDLVDIIDQELGPILKVCDGDSCKVK; translated from the coding sequence ATGAAGAAGAGCAGGGTCGTCATCATGGGAGCTGCTGGACGCGATTTCCACAACTTCAATACATATTTCCGGGACAACGAGAAATACCACGTGGTGGCGTTCACCGCCGCCCAGATCCCGAATATCGATGGACGTTGCTACCCCGCATCCTTGGCCGGCTCATTGTATCCCGATGGCATACCTATCACCGCCGAGGAGGACATGCCTTCGATCATCAAGAACGAGAAGGTCGACCAGGTGATCTTCGCCTACAGCGACATCTCCCATTCCGATCTGATGCACAAGGCCTCCTGGGTGCTCTCTTTGGGTGCAGACTTCCGTTTGATGGGCAATAGCCGTATAACGTTGCGCTCCAACAAACCGGTGATATCGGTCTGCGCCGTTAGGACCGGGGCCGGGAAATCACAGACCACTCGCCGCATATGCTCCATCCTGCGTGAAAAGGGATTGAAGGTGGTAGTGGTCAGGCACCCCATGCCCTATGGCGACCTGACGAAACAGGCGGTTCAGAGGTTCGGCGAATACGCCGATCTGGAAACGCAGGACTGCACCATCGAGGAAAGGGAGGAGTACGAGCCGCTGATAGACAACGGCATCGTGGTGTACGCCGGTGTTGATTATGAGCGTATTCTGAGAGAAGCGGAGAAGGAGGCGGACGTCATCGTCTGGGACGGGGGGAACAACGACCTGCCGTTCTACGAGAGCAACCTGCATATCGTTCTGACCGACCCGCATCGTCCCGGTCACGAGATATCGTATCACCCCGGGGAAGTTAACCTGCGTCTGGCGGACGTGGTCATCATCAACAAGGTGCAGACCGCCGACCGGCGCAACATTCTGCGGGTAAAGGAGAACATCGCCAAGTACAATCCCACGGCCATCGTCATCGAGGCCGCCTCGCCCATTAAGGTGGACGACCCCTCGATGGTCAAGGGGAAGAGGGCACTGGTGGTGGAGGACGGACCTACGCTCACGCATGGGGGAATGGCCTTTGGCGCCGGGACCATCGCCGCCGAGGACAACGGAGCTTTGGACATAATCGATCCCAGGCCTTACGCGGTCAGGTCTGTCAAGGAAATGTATGAGAAATACAGGCACCTGGGTCCGATACTGCCGGCCATGGGCTACACCGACGAGCAGATCGAGGACATGGAGGAGACCATCAACCGGGCCGATTGCGATGTCGTCGTCGCCGGAACGCCGGTCGACCTGCGCCGGATAATGAACGTCAACAAACCTATCGTACGCGTTCGCTACGAACTGGTCGAGATAGGAAAACCGGACCTGGTGGATATCATCGATCAGGAACTAGGTCCGATACTCAAGGTCTGCGACGGTGATTCATGCAAGGTCAAGTAA
- a CDS encoding flavodoxin domain-containing protein: MKCIVVYDSVYGNTKQVAEAIADQIKADGNEIALVSLRENTKPVLNGDIMFLGSPTRVFKMTPAAKNFVKGLKTQGWKDQPIVMFDTMMGVPEDMAERSMDKWAVKGAAPKLRDLAKSEGLNAQNAVLHIGVTGLKGPLTVTGKEEARQFAQQTMASLKK; the protein is encoded by the coding sequence ATGAAATGCATTGTCGTTTACGATAGCGTGTACGGTAACACCAAGCAGGTGGCTGAAGCGATCGCCGATCAGATAAAGGCCGACGGGAACGAGATCGCCTTGGTAAGTTTGAGAGAGAACACCAAGCCCGTTCTGAACGGGGACATCATGTTCCTCGGTTCTCCCACACGAGTGTTCAAGATGACCCCTGCGGCCAAGAACTTCGTCAAGGGATTGAAGACCCAGGGCTGGAAGGATCAACCGATCGTCATGTTCGACACCATGATGGGCGTACCTGAGGACATGGCCGAGAGGAGCATGGACAAGTGGGCCGTCAAGGGAGCAGCTCCCAAGCTTAGGGACCTTGCCAAGAGCGAGGGGCTCAACGCCCAGAACGCCGTGCTACACATAGGCGTCACCGGACTGAAGGGGCCGTTGACCGTCACGGGCAAGGAAGAGGCGAGACAGTTCGCGCAGCAGACCATGGCCTCGCTGAAGAAGTGA
- a CDS encoding sulfite exporter TauE/SafE family protein: protein MSDLVTYFYLFPLGIAIAMLAISAGISGSNFWIPIYVIWLGIDPKTSFWLALLTMLFGFGSGIVRNLKSGTVNWSIVKQYLKITVPFAIIGTLVVPFAPAELLLVLFGSFVILYGAFQICRNWLFSRNNEPAVIETGEKIYWIRAAIAGFLKGLIATGTGKIIMPCILKHCKIRTAAEAVGSTVVIIFVVNLFALLFRLTPGFISTLVEQKELIFNIMIWVAPGVLIGGQIGPEVAKKLSKRGIQIYVGILLVFVGILIFLRTFSGV, encoded by the coding sequence GTGTCTGATCTTGTAACGTATTTCTACCTATTTCCCCTGGGAATTGCCATCGCCATGCTCGCGATCTCAGCAGGCATATCAGGTTCAAATTTCTGGATCCCGATCTATGTCATCTGGCTAGGGATCGATCCGAAAACATCATTCTGGCTCGCGCTCCTTACTATGCTCTTCGGATTCGGCTCTGGAATCGTCAGGAACCTGAAGAGCGGGACGGTAAACTGGTCGATCGTCAAACAATACCTGAAGATCACAGTCCCGTTCGCCATTATAGGGACGTTAGTGGTTCCTTTTGCCCCGGCAGAATTGCTCCTTGTACTCTTCGGAAGTTTTGTTATTCTCTATGGGGCGTTCCAGATCTGTCGTAATTGGCTGTTTTCCCGGAATAACGAACCTGCGGTCATAGAGACGGGGGAAAAGATCTACTGGATCCGGGCTGCGATAGCCGGGTTCCTCAAAGGTCTGATCGCTACGGGGACAGGGAAAATAATCATGCCCTGCATTCTCAAACACTGCAAGATCCGTACAGCCGCGGAAGCCGTGGGTTCAACGGTCGTCATCATTTTTGTGGTAAACCTGTTCGCCTTGCTCTTTCGCCTGACCCCCGGTTTTATTTCAACCCTTGTTGAACAGAAAGAACTGATCTTCAATATCATGATCTGGGTCGCTCCTGGGGTATTGATCGGTGGTCAGATCGGCCCGGAAGTGGCAAAAAAATTGTCGAAGAGGGGAATACAGATCTATGTAGGGATCCTGCTGGTATTCGTTGGTATTTTGATCTTTCTGCGAACTTTTTCCGGAGTTTGA
- a CDS encoding CooT family nickel-binding protein produces MCRSTVYMSTADGVLELMQGVVRIVKEEDRLVILDDLGERLELRDVRVREINLMSNNIVLEKE; encoded by the coding sequence ATGTGCCGAAGCACTGTTTACATGTCCACCGCCGATGGGGTACTGGAGCTCATGCAGGGCGTGGTCAGGATCGTCAAGGAGGAGGACCGCTTGGTGATCCTGGACGATCTGGGCGAGCGTTTGGAACTAAGGGATGTCCGGGTCAGGGAGATCAACCTGATGAGCAATAATATCGTGCTGGAAAAAGAATGA